Sequence from the Procambarus clarkii isolate CNS0578487 unplaced genomic scaffold, FALCON_Pclarkii_2.0 HiC_scaffold_1062, whole genome shotgun sequence genome:
cgtaggcgagtcgagcagccaatggcgctcgagcaagcgcctcgagacggcgtatataagcaaaaatttttcggcgccggccatcacaaaccacagttgttcaccatggctcgcaccaagcagactgctcgcaagtccacgggaggcaaggctcctcgtaagcagctggccaccaaggcagcacgcaagtctgctcctgccacagggggtgtgaagaagcctcaccgttacaggcccggaacggtcgccctgcgtgagatccgtcgttaccagaagagcaccgagttgctcatcaggaaacttcccttccagcgtctggtgcgcgagattgcccaggacttcaagaccgatcttcgcttccagtcgtctgccgtcatggctttacaggaggcatccgaggcttacctggtcggtctcttcgaggacactaacctctgtgccatccacgccaagcgtgtcaccatcatgccaaaggacattcagcttgctcgccgtatccgtggagagcgtgcataagctaaatcgaccaccctagtatacaccaaactcggcccttctcagggccaaaatatccttctaaggagatttcagacattcctagcataatttaggtgtcatacatacatgtgatatcaataaatcaagtcatttgtagtacaacctgttctcttacaaacaaaacgccgtcgcttttcactcttatgcactgtcaaggatcacccccccccccccccccaaaataaaaattgtcatactgtactagaaataaaagcagcttgtataagtgacatatactgtccagtcctgttttattctgttttcggtcctctggcttaatctgttaagttaggagatgacattttaaattaaccgttttcttgacattttcaaacctaagagggtggcctgcatagtaatcctaatgtggaacataacaatgaatctctaatctctagaaaaaagataccgagtgcttatatgtgttgagagagagagagagagagagagagagagagagagagagagagagagagagagagagagagagagagagagagagagagagagacacagacaagatagacaagacagacagacagacagacagacagacagacagacagacagacagacagacagacaggcaggcaggcaggcagacagacagacagacagacagacagacagacagacagacactgagagagagaaacacacacagacagtttcataaatattctcattttatagctatttgctttcagtgacagaggtttttgttataatagtattggtgtctaacactcacaatctctttagaaattaaagtgtggctccaatggagccgagtttgttggtttgaggccaagccaccaccacagggcagtaagtaagccgtttacttggaggaggtgtacttggtgacggccttagtgccctcagagacggcgtgcttggccagttctccgggcaacaggagccttacagccgtctggatctcccgactggtaatggtggaacgcttgttgtagtgggccaggcgagaagcctcggcggcgatgcgctcgaagatgtcgttcacgaacgagttcatgatcgacatggctttggaagagataccagtgtcggggtggacctgcttcagcactttgtagatgtagatgctgtagctctccttcctcctgcgcttctttttcttatcgcccttggcaatggccttctgggcctttccggccttcttggcagcctttccagatgccttgggtggcatgatgatgctcgtgctggctggcgttgcgatacaataatgaacttttgcgcgaggcgagctttccttttatatcccgctcgcgactcagctcagagcgggtcgcgtggcggagcgcgctgattggtcagtggcgggctcccttgatcctgagcggggtatataacacgaagctcgatctgcgagcccgcataaaacaccacaaacccacaacagcagcagcaatgtcaggacgcggcaagggaggcaaagtgaagggcaagtcaaagtctcgctccagcagggccggacttcagttccccgtgggcagaattcaccgtctgctgcgtaagggcaactacgccgaacgcgtcggtgctggcgctcctgtctacctggcagccgtcatggaatacctcgctgccgaagttctggagctcgccggtaacgccgcacgtgacaacaagaagacccgtatcatcccacgtcacttgcagttggccatccgcaacgacgaagaactcaacaaacttctgtctggcgtaaccattgcacagggaggtgttcttccaaacattcaggcagttcttttgccaaagaagacagagaagaagtaagcacttctgccacccaccacgacaaataccataaccaggctccatccggagccacacacactttaatagagagattcaagtagacaatcaactttcaaacattaataataacatttatattgatttcatttggaatgtgtacataacaaacaaacaaacaaaacaaaattataggggatattcagcatcacttggaatattaaccaatcatataaatccaatatatattttatattttactttaagcgaggaattcatattctattaatttttaatcatacaaatgaacaaaagcaattcttcactagacgtaatgaatgaataaatgatcaaggttttaatgtgtttcatgaatatatatatatatatatatatatatatatatatatatatatatatatatatatatatatatatatatatattaatacttgtgaaccagaatatgtttgagcagcagcgatcgtgcctgccattggccgaagtgcaacaattcaaataatttaaagggcctgctcgggtatataagagaggctgggagactggggccggtggtgggtgatgggtgatgagtgatggtgtggtgtggtatggtgttgttaagagttgatttacggccagccagccagctgcagccaaggcagggcagggcagggcaaggcaaggcaaggcaaggcaaggcaaggcaaggcaataacagaacaggacaggacaggacaggcaaggcaaggcaaggcaaggcaaggcaagcaggcgggcgggcaggcgggcgggcgggcaggcgggcgggcgggcgggcgggcgggcgggcgggcggccagccagccagccagccagccagccagccagccaggcaggcaggcaggcaggcaggcaggcaggcaggcaggcaggcaggcaggcagccagccagccagccagccagccagccagccagccagccagccagccagccagccagccagccagccagccagccactcccactttgtatttatatgcattcaatttatattcaaacattatatatgttaagggcctagttttagtgtttattttaaaaatgacaaacatcgagtcgttttaccagtcctttagcgttaacagtgatgcattttaaaactgaacagaaatcaccttttctggatatatcaaatatcgaatccgcttaatgtgcctacaattcaatcattcaaaaaatacataatttacatcatgccttttcatagaacagacaataagatttgagacaataagaactttacttttataactaaagttgcacaattataccaactctatggtggctgggtggtaaggtgtgtggctggtgttttggaagtcgcgagttcaaacgacccaatgggagtactttttttttttgccatacaatcttcctaatactattatgtaggtgtgtgtgtgtgtgtgtgtttttattcattctttggttttatagatgacatacatattgactccttttaccggtccttaattaggctctggggaagcaatggtggtggtgcatttaaaactaaaccaaaaatcaccagttctggacgcgtcaaatatcatatccgcttaatgtgtctacaacctaattacttaaaactacactatttaattcattcatatcatgtgcatattggtcattatgctcatacaaccgacatcaaaatttattttcattattagaatcatacatttcatcaagtaatacagatacaaagagattttctttctgagaagaccgttagtattggctggctggcaggcaggcaggcatttgagggttattatttcgcctgttgattggggggagggttgatgtgttagggggttttcggttaggtgtggtggtggtgattggtggtgattggtggtgattggtggtggtggtgattggtggtgagtagtggtggtggtggtgagtagtggtagtggtggtggtggtggtggtggtggtggtagtaggtgggagggggggggggggaaggggactgatggtctgtggattccttctccgtaccccttacatataagcaaaaacatgccttcctgtgggtatagaaacattaacacaaattatatatgtaactgatattgtagccttttaaacagaaaagatttgtacatacaaatacttttaaattatcatttatttgtggaaatggcatttacgtcattaaattgatacctcagcatcaagcttgtgtcctgcagctgtggtccagtggtaaagtgtatataagtgatgcgtattcttggagttgcgagttcaaacccggattaagctatatatatattatatatatatatatatatatatatatatatatatatatatatatataaaacaacatgttttgttttggttgtttgtttttgtataaagcctcacacactatattaagcgagtttgttttaaacatgacatacatattaattcattttaccaggccttattccacacaactccgtgaatttcccgtggagccagccattcaaacaaaaacaaacgaaacaaaacaaaacaaaacaaaaaacattattgccaacagcatttggtgttcccaggcggtcacccatccaagtactaaccaaacccaacgttgcttaacttcgctgatcggacgagaagcggtgttctcaacgtggtatggccgttggcatgagactgcctacacattgtggctaataaccaactctttttagtcatcacggcaggatacggaccttcttgtggtgtcttaatggtaattgtatcctaacatatttttgtctccttggcatggatatttaacatcgtttattcagtcttgggtttatgttctttcgccatttacagacattttacatctacctacttcctcagcctgccctgccaatttctaatgaatttgtggattttcttttgtaatacatacatgtgtgtgctcatctgctcttcagtttttatgatatttgtctcatctgtcctgctttatgatacttttacaaagaacatgaacaaatgcttctattttagagaagatatgggatccaggtttcggagccgtaaaaccaaccgttgtgattggtggacgagttgccaggttgcagcttctgtaccgtgccggcacataaataggttcggctcaagcggcggcagcatcattcccccgtgactgtctgagcgtctctcatcaccttggttatctcatcatcatcatggtagaagcaaagcctaccaagaaggctgcggctgctgctgtggtggccaccaccaggaaacctcgcgtccaggttgctcacccgaaaactagtcaaatggttctagccgcggtcgcagcactcaaagaccgtaagggctcgtctctacaagcaatcaagaagtacgttgttgccaacaacaaagtcgaggctgccaagatcgccatttacatccgaagatttctcaagaaagcagtggctgacggcattcttgttcagaccaagggaagtggagctagtggatcattcaagctggccgtagcagagaagagggccgttctaactcccaagaaagccaccacaaccaagaaaccatctacagcagcaaagaaggccgtggtaactcccaagaaagccgccacaagcaacaaaccacctacagccttgaaaaagaagcagcagcagcagcttgttgttgggaacaaaaagcccaaaataaagagagcttcaaaatctcccaaaccacccaaggcaaagaaagctgtcaagaaaacaacaaaggcaaaataaacgatgacatgcaagcagcatgaatacacatgacaataaacatccaggcctcccccctcagtggaggggcctcatatgattccaaaaagagtttagttttgtagacaaataaatcattacttttggggtagatttactctgtatattatatatatatatatatatatatatatatatatatatatatatatatatatatatatatatatatatatatatatatatatatttatatatacacatgg
This genomic interval carries:
- the LOC138362006 gene encoding histone H3, whose product is MARTKQTARKSTGGKAPRKQLATKAARKSAPATGGVKKPHRYRPGTVALREIRRYQKSTELLIRKLPFQRLVREIAQDFKTDLRFQSSAVMALQEASEAYLVGLFEDTNLCAIHAKRVTIMPKDIQLARRIRGERA